A genomic stretch from Methylorubrum extorquens includes:
- the mtkB gene encoding Malate thiokinase, small subunit (Evidence 2a : Function from experimental evidences in other organisms; Product type e : enzyme), with product MSILIDEKTPILVQGITGDKGTFHAKEMIAYGSNVVGGVTPGKGGKTHCGVPVFNTVKEAVEATGATTSITFVAPPFAADAIMEAADAGLKLVCSITDGIPAQDMMRVKRYLRRYPKEKRTMVVGPNCAGIISPGKSMLGIMPGHIYLPGKVGVISRSGTLGYEAAAQMKELGIGISTSVGIGGDPINGSSFLDHLALFEQDPETEAVLMIGEIGGPQEAEASAWIKENFSKPVIGFVAGLTAPKGRRMGHAGAIISATGDSAAEKAEIMRSYGLTVAPDPGSFGSTVADVLARAA from the coding sequence ATGAGCATTCTCATCGACGAGAAGACCCCGATCCTGGTTCAGGGCATCACGGGCGACAAGGGCACCTTCCACGCCAAGGAGATGATCGCCTACGGCTCGAACGTCGTCGGCGGCGTCACCCCGGGCAAGGGCGGCAAGACCCATTGCGGCGTGCCGGTGTTCAACACCGTCAAGGAGGCCGTGGAGGCGACCGGCGCCACCACCTCGATCACCTTCGTGGCGCCCCCCTTCGCGGCGGACGCGATCATGGAGGCGGCCGATGCCGGCCTCAAGCTCGTCTGCTCGATCACCGACGGCATCCCCGCTCAGGACATGATGCGGGTGAAACGCTACCTCCGGCGCTATCCGAAGGAGAAGCGCACGATGGTGGTGGGCCCGAACTGCGCGGGCATCATCTCGCCCGGCAAGTCGATGCTCGGCATCATGCCCGGCCACATCTACCTGCCCGGCAAGGTCGGCGTCATCTCCCGCTCCGGCACGCTGGGCTACGAGGCCGCGGCGCAGATGAAGGAGCTCGGCATCGGCATCTCGACCTCGGTCGGCATCGGCGGCGATCCGATCAACGGCTCCTCCTTCCTCGACCACCTCGCTCTGTTCGAGCAGGATCCTGAGACGGAAGCCGTGCTGATGATCGGCGAGATCGGCGGTCCGCAGGAGGCCGAGGCCTCGGCCTGGATCAAGGAGAACTTTTCCAAGCCCGTGATTGGCTTCGTGGCGGGCCTCACCGCCCCCAAGGGCCGCCGCATGGGGCATGCCGGCGCGATCATCTCGGCGACCGGCGACAGCGCCGCGGAGAAGGCCGAGATCATGCGCTCCTACGGCCTGACCGTGGCGCCCGATCCGGGCTCCTTCGGCAGCACCGTGGCCGACGTGCTCGCCCGCGCGGCTTGA
- the mtkA gene encoding Malate thiokinase, large subunit (Evidence 2a : Function from experimental evidences in other organisms; Product type e : enzyme), which produces MDVHEYQAKELLASFGVAVPKGAVAFSPDQAVYAATELGGSFWAVKAQIHAGARGKAGGIKLCRTYNEVRDAARDLLGKRLVTLQTGPEGKPVQRVYVETADPFERELYLGYVLDRKAERVRVIASQRGGMDIEEIAAKEPEALIQVVVEPAVGLQQFQAREIAFQLGLNIKQVSAAVKTIMNAYRAFRDCDGTMLEINPLVVTKDDRVLALDAKMSFDDNALFRRRNIADMHDPSQGDPREAQAAEHNLSYIGLEGEIGCIVNGAGLAMATMDMIKHAGGEPANFLDVGGGASPDRVATAFRLVLSDRNVKAILVNIFAGINRCDWVAEGVVKAAREVKIDVPLIVRLAGTNVDEGKKILAESGLDLITADTLTEAARKAVEACHGAKH; this is translated from the coding sequence ATGGACGTTCACGAGTACCAAGCCAAGGAGCTGCTCGCGAGCTTCGGGGTCGCCGTCCCGAAGGGCGCCGTGGCTTTCAGCCCGGATCAAGCGGTCTATGCGGCGACCGAGCTCGGCGGCTCGTTCTGGGCGGTGAAGGCCCAGATCCATGCCGGCGCGCGGGGCAAGGCGGGCGGGATCAAGCTCTGCCGGACCTACAACGAAGTGCGCGACGCCGCCCGCGACCTGCTGGGAAAACGCCTCGTCACGCTCCAGACCGGCCCCGAGGGCAAGCCGGTGCAGCGCGTCTACGTCGAGACCGCCGACCCGTTCGAGCGTGAACTCTATCTCGGCTACGTCCTCGATCGGAAGGCCGAGCGCGTTCGCGTCATCGCCTCCCAGCGCGGCGGCATGGATATCGAGGAGATCGCCGCCAAGGAGCCCGAGGCTCTGATCCAGGTCGTGGTCGAGCCGGCGGTGGGCCTGCAGCAGTTCCAGGCCCGCGAGATCGCGTTCCAGCTCGGCCTCAACATCAAGCAGGTCTCGGCCGCGGTGAAGACCATCATGAACGCCTACCGGGCGTTCCGCGACTGCGACGGCACCATGCTGGAGATCAACCCGCTCGTCGTCACCAAGGACGACCGGGTTCTGGCGCTCGACGCCAAGATGTCCTTCGACGACAACGCCCTGTTCCGCCGCCGCAACATCGCGGACATGCACGACCCGTCGCAGGGCGATCCGCGCGAGGCCCAGGCTGCCGAGCACAATCTCAGCTATATCGGCCTTGAGGGCGAAATCGGCTGCATCGTCAACGGCGCGGGTCTGGCCATGGCGACCATGGACATGATCAAGCACGCGGGCGGCGAGCCGGCAAACTTCCTGGATGTGGGCGGCGGCGCCAGCCCGGATCGCGTCGCCACGGCCTTCCGCCTCGTCCTCTCGGACCGCAATGTGAAGGCGATCCTCGTCAACATCTTCGCCGGCATCAACCGCTGCGACTGGGTCGCGGAGGGCGTGGTCAAGGCCGCGCGCGAGGTGAAGATCGACGTGCCGCTCATCGTGCGGCTCGCCGGCACGAACGTCGATGAAGGCAAGAAGATCCTCGCCGAGAGCGGGCTCGACCTCATCACCGCCGACACCCTTACGGAAGCCGCGCGCAAGGCTGTCGAAGCCTGCCACGGCGCCAAGCACTGA
- the fch gene encoding methenyltetrahydrofolate cyclohydrolase (Evidence 2a : Function from experimental evidences in other organisms; Product type e : enzyme), translating into MAANETIETFLDGLASSAPTPGGGGAAAISGAMGAALVSMVCNLTIGKKKYVEVEADLKQVLEKSEGLRHTLTGMIADDVEAFDAVMGAYGLPKNTDEEKAARAAKIQEALKTATDVPLACCRVCREVIDLAEIVAEKGNLNVISDAGVAVLSAYAGLRSAALNVYVNAKGLDDRAFAEERLKELEGLLAEAGALNERIYETVKSKVN; encoded by the coding sequence ATGGCCGCGAACGAGACAATCGAAACATTCCTCGACGGCCTGGCGAGCTCGGCCCCGACCCCCGGCGGCGGCGGTGCCGCGGCGATCTCCGGCGCCATGGGCGCGGCGCTGGTGTCGATGGTGTGCAATCTCACCATCGGTAAGAAGAAGTATGTCGAGGTCGAAGCCGACCTGAAGCAGGTGCTGGAGAAGTCGGAAGGCTTGCGCCACACGCTCACCGGCATGATCGCCGACGACGTCGAGGCTTTCGACGCGGTGATGGGCGCCTACGGGCTGCCGAAGAACACCGACGAAGAGAAGGCCGCCCGCGCCGCCAAGATTCAGGAGGCGCTCAAGACCGCGACCGACGTGCCGCTCGCCTGCTGCCGCGTCTGCCGCGAGGTGATCGATCTGGCCGAGATCGTCGCCGAGAAGGGCAATCTCAACGTCATTTCGGATGCCGGCGTCGCCGTGCTCTCGGCCTATGCCGGCCTGCGCTCGGCGGCCCTCAACGTCTACGTCAACGCCAAGGGCCTCGACGACCGCGCCTTCGCCGAGGAGCGGCTGAAGGAGCTGGAAGGCCTGCTGGCCGAGGCGGGCGCGCTCAACGAGCGGATCTACGAGACCGTGAAGTCCAAGGTGAACTGA
- the mtdA gene encoding NADP-dependent methylenetetrahydromethanopterin/methylenetetrahydrofolat e dehydrogenase (Evidence 2a : Function from experimental evidences in other organisms; Product type e : enzyme), whose translation MSKKLLFQFDTDATPSVFDVVVGYDGGADHITGYGNVTPDNVGAYVDGTIYTRGGKEKQSTAIFVGGGDMAAGERVFEAVKKRFFGPFRVSCMLDSNGSNTTAAAGVALVVKAAGGSVKGKKAVVLAGTGPVGMRSAALLAGEGAEVVLCGRKLDKAQAAADSVNKRFKVNVTAAETADDASRAEAVKGAHFVFTAGAIGLELLPQAAWQNESSIEIVADYNAQPPLGIGGIDATDKGKEYGGKRAFGALGIGGLKLKLHRACIAKLFESSEGVFDAEEIYKLAKEMA comes from the coding sequence ATGTCCAAGAAGCTGCTCTTCCAGTTCGACACCGATGCCACGCCGAGCGTCTTCGACGTCGTCGTCGGCTACGACGGCGGTGCCGACCACATCACCGGCTACGGCAACGTCACGCCCGACAACGTCGGCGCCTATGTCGACGGCACGATCTACACCCGCGGCGGCAAGGAGAAGCAGTCGACGGCGATCTTCGTCGGCGGCGGCGACATGGCGGCCGGCGAGCGGGTGTTCGAGGCGGTGAAGAAGCGCTTCTTCGGCCCGTTCCGCGTGTCCTGCATGCTGGATTCGAACGGCTCCAACACGACCGCCGCGGCGGGCGTGGCGCTCGTCGTCAAGGCGGCGGGCGGCTCGGTCAAGGGCAAGAAGGCCGTCGTGCTCGCGGGCACCGGCCCGGTCGGCATGCGCTCGGCGGCGCTGCTCGCCGGCGAGGGCGCCGAGGTCGTGCTGTGCGGGCGCAAGCTCGACAAGGCACAGGCCGCGGCCGATTCCGTGAACAAGCGGTTCAAGGTGAACGTCACCGCGGCCGAGACCGCGGACGATGCTTCGCGCGCCGAGGCCGTGAAGGGCGCCCATTTCGTCTTCACCGCCGGTGCGATCGGCCTTGAACTGCTGCCGCAGGCAGCCTGGCAGAACGAGAGTTCGATCGAGATCGTGGCCGACTACAACGCCCAGCCGCCGCTCGGCATCGGCGGGATCGATGCGACCGACAAAGGCAAGGAATACGGCGGAAAGCGCGCCTTCGGTGCGCTCGGCATCGGCGGCTTGAAGCTCAAGCTGCACCGCGCCTGCATCGCCAAGCTGTTCGAGTCGAGCGAAGGCGTCTTCGACGCCGAGGAGATCTACAAGCTGGCTAAGGAAATGGCCTGA
- the hprA gene encoding Hydroxypyruvate reductase, NAD(P)H-dependent (Evidence 2a : Function from experimental evidences in other organisms; PubMedId : 12055310, 1657886; Product type e : enzyme) translates to MTKKVVFLDRESLDATVREFNFPHEYKEYESTWTPEEIVERLQGAEIAMINKVPMRADTLKQLPDLKLIAVAATGTDVVDKAAAKAQGITVVNIRNYAFNTVPEHVVGLMFALRRAIVPYANSVRRGDWNKSKQFCYFDYPIYDIAGSTLGIIGYGALGKSIAKRAEALGMKVLAFDVFPQDGLVDLDTILTQSDVITLHVPLTPDTKNMIGAEQLKKMKRSAILINTARGGLVDEAALLQALKDGTIGGAGFDVVAQEPPKDGNILCDADLPNLIVTPHVAWASKEAMQILADQLVDNVEAFVAGKPQNVVEA, encoded by the coding sequence ATGACAAAGAAAGTCGTCTTCCTCGATCGCGAGTCGCTCGACGCGACCGTGCGCGAATTCAACTTCCCGCATGAGTACAAGGAATACGAGTCGACCTGGACGCCGGAGGAGATCGTCGAGCGCCTTCAGGGCGCCGAGATCGCGATGATCAACAAGGTGCCGATGCGCGCCGACACGCTGAAGCAGCTTCCCGATCTGAAGCTGATCGCGGTGGCTGCCACCGGCACGGACGTCGTCGACAAGGCTGCGGCCAAGGCGCAAGGCATCACGGTCGTCAACATCCGCAACTACGCCTTCAACACCGTGCCCGAGCACGTGGTCGGCCTGATGTTCGCGCTGCGCCGGGCGATCGTGCCTTACGCCAACTCGGTGCGCCGGGGCGATTGGAACAAGTCGAAGCAGTTCTGCTACTTCGATTACCCGATCTACGACATCGCCGGCTCGACGCTCGGCATCATCGGCTACGGCGCGCTCGGCAAGTCGATCGCCAAGCGGGCCGAGGCCCTCGGCATGAAGGTGCTCGCCTTCGACGTGTTCCCGCAGGACGGGCTCGTGGATCTCGATACGATCCTGACCCAGTCCGACGTCATCACGCTGCACGTACCGCTGACCCCCGACACCAAGAACATGATCGGGGCCGAGCAGCTCAAGAAGATGAAGCGCTCCGCGATCCTCATCAACACCGCCCGCGGCGGGCTGGTGGACGAGGCGGCCCTGCTCCAGGCGCTCAAGGACGGCACGATCGGCGGCGCCGGCTTCGACGTCGTGGCCCAGGAGCCCCCGAAGGACGGCAACATCCTCTGCGACGCCGACCTGCCGAACCTGATCGTCACCCCGCACGTGGCCTGGGCGAGCAAGGAGGCGATGCAGATCCTCGCCGACCAGCTCGTGGACAACGTCGAAGCCTTCGTCGCGGGCAAGCCGCAGAACGTCGTCGAGGCGTAA
- the sga gene encoding serine-glyoxylate aminotransferase (Evidence 2a : Function from experimental evidences in other organisms; Product type e : enzyme), with product MFGSTEGTIFLFPASGTGIWESALSNTLARGDKVLAARFGQFSHLWIDMAQRLGLDVVVQEEEWGTGAKPEKIEEALRADKNHEIKAVMVVHNETATGVTSNIGAVRKAIDAAGHPALLFVDGVSSIGSLPFKADEWKVDCAIAGSQKGLMLPAGLGVICVSQKALKAAEGQSGRNDRLARVYFDWEDQKKQNPTGYFPYTPPLPLLYGLREALACLFEEGLENVYHRHAVLGEATRQAVAAWGLKTCAKSPEWNSDTVTAILAPEGVDAAKIIKHAYVRYNLALGAGLSQVAGKVFRIGHVGDLNELSLLGAIAGAEMSLIDNGVKVTPGSGVAAASSYLRENPLAKA from the coding sequence GTGTTCGGCTCGACCGAAGGCACGATCTTCCTGTTCCCGGCCTCCGGCACGGGCATCTGGGAATCGGCGCTGTCCAACACGCTCGCCCGCGGCGACAAGGTGCTGGCCGCCCGCTTCGGCCAGTTCAGCCATCTCTGGATCGACATGGCCCAGCGCCTCGGCCTGGACGTCGTCGTCCAGGAGGAGGAGTGGGGCACCGGCGCCAAGCCCGAGAAGATCGAGGAGGCCCTGCGCGCCGACAAGAACCATGAGATCAAGGCCGTCATGGTGGTCCATAACGAGACCGCGACCGGCGTGACCTCCAACATCGGCGCCGTGCGCAAGGCGATCGACGCCGCCGGCCACCCGGCCCTGCTGTTCGTCGACGGCGTGTCCTCCATCGGCTCGCTGCCCTTCAAGGCCGACGAGTGGAAGGTCGACTGCGCCATCGCCGGCTCCCAGAAGGGCCTGATGCTGCCCGCCGGCCTCGGCGTGATCTGCGTCAGCCAGAAGGCGCTCAAGGCCGCCGAGGGTCAGTCCGGCCGCAACGACCGGCTCGCCCGCGTCTACTTCGACTGGGAGGACCAGAAGAAGCAGAACCCGACCGGCTACTTCCCCTACACCCCGCCGCTGCCGCTGCTCTACGGCCTGCGCGAGGCGCTCGCCTGCCTGTTCGAGGAAGGCCTGGAGAACGTCTACCACCGCCACGCCGTGCTCGGTGAGGCGACCCGTCAGGCCGTCGCGGCCTGGGGCCTGAAGACCTGTGCCAAGTCGCCGGAGTGGAACTCCGACACCGTCACCGCCATCCTGGCGCCCGAGGGTGTGGACGCGGCCAAGATCATCAAGCACGCCTATGTGCGCTACAACCTCGCGCTCGGCGCCGGCCTGTCCCAGGTCGCGGGCAAGGTGTTCCGCATCGGTCACGTCGGCGACCTGAACGAACTCTCGCTGCTCGGCGCCATCGCCGGTGCCGAGATGTCGCTCATCGACAACGGCGTGAAGGTGACCCCCGGTTCGGGTGTTGCCGCCGCCTCCAGCTACCTGCGCGAGAACCCGCTCGCCAAGGCCTGA
- a CDS encoding conserved protein of unknown function (Evidence 4 : Unknown function but conserved in other organisms), whose amino-acid sequence MSQDPESTIRVRTLFLSDLHLGTKGCQAALLLDFLRDVDADTIYLVGDIVDGWQLRSGWYWPQAHNDVVQKLLRKVRKGAHVVYVPGNHDEFLRDYIGMTFGGIEIADSRIHVAADGKRYLVIHGDQFDMVVRHSKWLAHLGDWAYTTALAVNTVVNRIRRRLGLAYWSLSAWAKLKVKNAVNFIGQFETFLATEARRQGADGVICGHIHHAAHREVEGLIYLNTGDWVESCTGIVEHYDGRMEVLHYPTLLRERRGTESFEPEIRRAVA is encoded by the coding sequence GTGTCACAGGATCCGGAATCGACCATCCGCGTTCGGACGCTCTTCCTGTCCGATCTGCATCTCGGCACCAAGGGCTGCCAGGCGGCCCTGCTGCTCGACTTCCTGCGCGACGTCGATGCCGACACGATCTACCTCGTGGGCGACATCGTCGACGGCTGGCAGCTCCGCTCGGGCTGGTACTGGCCGCAGGCGCATAACGACGTGGTGCAGAAGCTGCTGCGCAAGGTGCGGAAAGGCGCGCACGTCGTCTACGTGCCCGGCAACCACGACGAGTTCCTACGTGACTATATCGGCATGACCTTCGGCGGCATCGAGATCGCCGACAGCCGGATCCACGTCGCGGCCGACGGCAAGCGCTACCTCGTCATCCATGGCGACCAGTTCGACATGGTGGTGCGCCACTCCAAGTGGCTCGCGCATCTGGGCGACTGGGCCTACACCACCGCGCTCGCGGTCAACACCGTGGTCAACCGGATACGCCGCCGGCTCGGCCTCGCCTACTGGTCGCTCTCGGCCTGGGCGAAGCTCAAGGTGAAGAACGCGGTCAACTTCATCGGGCAGTTCGAGACCTTCCTCGCGACGGAAGCCCGGCGCCAGGGCGCGGACGGGGTGATCTGCGGCCACATCCACCATGCGGCCCATCGCGAGGTCGAGGGGCTGATCTACCTCAACACCGGCGATTGGGTGGAATCCTGCACCGGCATCGTCGAGCATTACGACGGCCGCATGGAGGTGCTGCACTACCCGACCCTGCTGCGCGAGCGCCGCGGGACCGAGTCCTTCGAGCCCGAGATCCGCCGCGCCGTCGCCTAG
- a CDS encoding putative glycosyl transferase, group 1 (Evidence 3 : Putative function from multiple computational evidences; Product type e : enzyme): MRLLLATDAWHPQVNGVVRSVERMAEAAAGLGVEPLMLTPADFPFLPMPGYREIRLSLVTRGRVLSRWERLAPTHVHIATEGPIGHAVRAACLSRGQAFTTSYHTRFPEYLAARAPVPEAWSYAWLRRFHAAASGTMVSTPSLERELAGRGFTHLMRWTRGVDTDLFRPRDGDDGANPFPDLPRPIFLSVGRLAVEKNLAAFLSLDLPGSKVVVGDGPDRARLQALALAPDAYFLGALTGEALARVYARADAFVFPSLTDTFGIVLLEALASGLPVAAYPVTGPLDVIGGTGAGALDADLRAAALAALAIPRERCRAEAMRYTWAESARQFYDNIATAHALGSVQRSARQPGSAPLPRPG, from the coding sequence ATGAGGCTGCTGCTCGCCACCGATGCGTGGCACCCGCAGGTCAACGGTGTGGTGCGCTCGGTCGAGCGCATGGCCGAGGCCGCCGCCGGTCTCGGCGTCGAGCCGCTGATGCTGACGCCGGCCGACTTCCCCTTCCTGCCGATGCCGGGCTACCGCGAGATCCGGCTCTCTCTGGTCACCCGCGGCCGGGTGCTGTCCCGCTGGGAGCGGCTCGCGCCGACCCATGTGCACATCGCAACAGAAGGCCCGATCGGCCACGCGGTGCGCGCCGCCTGCCTGTCGCGCGGGCAGGCCTTCACCACGAGCTACCACACCCGCTTTCCCGAATACCTCGCCGCCCGCGCGCCGGTGCCGGAGGCCTGGAGCTATGCGTGGCTGCGCCGCTTCCACGCCGCGGCGAGCGGCACCATGGTCAGCACGCCCTCCCTCGAACGGGAGCTGGCGGGGCGTGGCTTCACCCACCTGATGCGCTGGACCCGCGGCGTCGACACCGACCTCTTCCGCCCCCGTGACGGCGACGACGGGGCGAACCCGTTTCCCGATCTGCCGCGGCCGATCTTCCTCTCGGTCGGCCGGCTCGCGGTCGAGAAGAACCTTGCCGCCTTTCTCAGCCTCGATCTGCCGGGCTCCAAGGTCGTGGTCGGCGACGGGCCGGACCGGGCGCGGCTCCAGGCGCTGGCGCTGGCGCCGGACGCGTACTTCCTCGGCGCGCTGACCGGCGAGGCGCTGGCGCGGGTCTATGCGCGTGCCGACGCCTTCGTGTTCCCGAGCCTGACCGACACCTTCGGCATCGTGCTGCTCGAAGCGCTCGCCTCGGGCCTGCCGGTGGCGGCCTATCCCGTGACCGGCCCCCTCGACGTGATCGGCGGCACCGGCGCGGGCGCCCTCGATGCGGATCTGCGCGCGGCCGCACTCGCCGCGCTCGCGATCCCGCGGGAGCGCTGCCGGGCGGAGGCGATGCGCTACACCTGGGCCGAGAGCGCGCGCCAGTTCTACGACAACATCGCGACCGCCCACGCGCTCGGATCGGTTCAGCGCTCCGCCCGCCAACCGGGCAGCGCCCCGCTGCCGCGCCCCGGCTGA
- the rnhB gene encoding RNAse HII (Evidence 2b : Function from indirect experimental evidences (e.g. phenotypes); Product type e : enzyme), giving the protein MALRAKSVKAPRPFDPALAATYPAVIGCDEVGRGALCGPVMVAAVWFDPVAFPPEILARLDDSKRLDRAAREALTPLIRAHARVSLAAGSRALVDRVNVRGATLDAMRRAVLGLGLDATVLVDGRDPIPGLAQGCRAVIGGDRLVPQIAAASIVAKTFRDEIMRRLAPRHPAYAWERNAGYGTAAHLAGLTAQGRSPHHRLSFTGRFEAARGISDA; this is encoded by the coding sequence ATGGCCCTTCGAGCAAAATCCGTCAAAGCCCCGCGCCCGTTCGATCCTGCGCTTGCCGCCACCTATCCGGCGGTGATCGGCTGCGACGAGGTCGGGCGCGGCGCCCTGTGCGGTCCGGTGATGGTGGCGGCCGTGTGGTTCGACCCCGTCGCCTTCCCGCCGGAGATCCTGGCCCGGCTCGACGACAGCAAGCGCCTCGACCGTGCCGCGCGCGAGGCGCTGACCCCGCTGATCCGGGCGCATGCGCGGGTTTCGCTCGCGGCGGGCTCGCGGGCGCTGGTGGATCGGGTGAACGTGCGCGGGGCGACCCTCGACGCCATGCGCCGGGCGGTCCTGGGCCTCGGCCTCGACGCGACCGTGCTGGTGGACGGGCGCGATCCGATTCCCGGCCTGGCGCAGGGCTGCCGCGCGGTGATCGGCGGCGACCGCCTCGTGCCGCAGATCGCCGCCGCCTCCATCGTCGCCAAGACGTTTCGCGATGAGATCATGCGCCGGCTCGCCCCGCGCCACCCGGCCTATGCCTGGGAGCGCAACGCCGGCTACGGCACCGCCGCCCACCTCGCCGGCCTCACCGCGCAAGGCCGCAGCCCGCACCACAGGCTCAGCTTCACGGGACGGTTCGAGGCCGCGCGCGGCATCTCGGACGCGTGA
- a CDS encoding protein of unknown function (Evidence 5 : Unknown function), translating to MPVLPARRQAPCLPSGLKRRRPHPRALVAEGPQPALSGRLCGVRRWPESFGKRSERVPSRAAGEFQIADIDAEPGADAGADRHHDDAAVGHRRHAEAADEVGRAVDAAEAAVEVAHGGQVVDEHHGARAVAADIEAERRPLPVDPALPGIAGIERALAEAQAADDGAGRLLSQDVAVGLAPAPGRLLDGEREAAGHAAEEAVPILDHLGGAERVRAHAVVLIGQSGGGPGQEAAGKSGREAEQGGAAGRAPRSDGIVRHVGLPTGSLARPYARPGLPGAQALPSAEAASDRGTQGARSLEIDQVKFGLTGG from the coding sequence TTGCCCGTCTTGCCCGCGCGGAGGCAAGCGCCGTGTCTTCCCTCCGGCCTTAAGCGTCGGCGACCGCACCCGCGGGCGCTTGTCGCAGAGGGCCCCCAGCCCGCCCTCTCCGGGAGATTGTGTGGCGTCAGGCGATGGCCCGAATCGTTCGGGAAACGGTCAGAACGGGTTCCAAGTCGGGCGGCCGGTGAATTTCAGATAGCCGATATTGATGCCGAGCCGGGCGCCGACGCCGGAGCGGATCGGCACCACGATGATGCCGCCGTCGGTCACCGCCGTCATGCCGAAGCCGCCGATGAAGTAGGCCGAGCCGTCGACGCCGCCGAAGCGGCGGTAGAGGTCGCGCACGGCGGGCAGGTTGTAGACGAGCATCATGGTGCGCGCGCCGTCGCCGCCGACATCGAAGCCGAGCGTCGGCCCCTGCCAGTAGATCCGGCGCTGCCCGGCATTGCGGGTATAGAGCGTGCCCTCGCCGAAGCGCAGGCCGCCGACGATGGCGCCGGACGCCTCCTGTCCCAGGATGTAGCCGTTGGGCTCGCCCCAGCGCCGGGTCGCCTCCTCGACGGTGAGCGCGAGGCCGCGGGACACGCTGCCGAAGAAGCGGTGCCCATTCTCGACCACCTCGGCGGCGCGGAACGAGTCCGGGCGCACGCCGTCGTCCTGATAGGCCAGAGCGGGGGTGGCCCCGGCCAGGAGGCCGCCGGAAAGTCCGGCCGAGAGGCCGAGCAGGGCGGCGCGGCGGGTCGTGCCCCCCGTTCGGATGGGATCGTGCGGCATGTCGGTCTCCCTACCGGCTCCCTTGCCCGCCCCTATGCCCGCCCGGGCTTGCCCGGCGCGCAGGCGCTTCCCTCGGCGGAAGCGGCATCGGATCGAGGCACGCAGGGAGCGCGCAGTCTCGAGATCGATCAAGTCAAGTTTGGGTTAACGGGCGGTTAA
- a CDS encoding conserved exported protein of unknown function (Evidence 4 : Unknown function but conserved in other organisms) — MPHDPIRTGGTTRRAALLGLSAGLSGGLLAGATPALAYQDDGVRPDSFRAAEVVENGHRFFGSVSRGLALTVEEATRRWGEPNGYILGQEASGAIVGGLRFGEGTLYTRNAGQRRIYWQGPTLGFDVGGDGARTMMLVYNLPAVRDLYRRFGGVDGSAYFIGGFGMTAVTDGGIIVVPIRSGVGARLGINIGYLKFTGRPTWNPF; from the coding sequence ATGCCGCACGATCCCATCCGAACGGGGGGCACGACCCGCCGCGCCGCCCTGCTCGGCCTCTCGGCCGGACTTTCCGGCGGCCTCCTGGCCGGGGCCACCCCCGCTCTGGCCTATCAGGACGACGGCGTGCGCCCGGACTCGTTCCGCGCCGCCGAGGTGGTCGAGAATGGGCACCGCTTCTTCGGCAGCGTGTCCCGCGGCCTCGCGCTCACCGTCGAGGAGGCGACCCGGCGCTGGGGCGAGCCCAACGGCTACATCCTGGGACAGGAGGCGTCCGGCGCCATCGTCGGCGGCCTGCGCTTCGGCGAGGGCACGCTCTATACCCGCAATGCCGGGCAGCGCCGGATCTACTGGCAGGGGCCGACGCTCGGCTTCGATGTCGGCGGCGACGGCGCGCGCACCATGATGCTCGTCTACAACCTGCCCGCCGTGCGCGACCTCTACCGCCGCTTCGGCGGCGTCGACGGCTCGGCCTACTTCATCGGCGGCTTCGGCATGACGGCGGTGACCGACGGCGGCATCATCGTGGTGCCGATCCGCTCCGGCGTCGGCGCCCGGCTCGGCATCAATATCGGCTATCTGAAATTCACCGGCCGCCCGACTTGGAACCCGTTCTGA